DNA from Opitutales bacterium:
GAGATGCCGAGGGTGACACTTCCCGCCATATTATCGGGCATACGTGTCAAAGAGCGTAGCCAACCCTTTGGCTTTTCCGGTGCGGCTTGGCCCGTGATTGCGGATTGCATGGTCGCAGGTTCAGCCTGAGGAGCAGCTGTCTCCTCAGCGACTGCCTCCGCGGTCTTAACCGTGGCCTTGTCTTCAGGAACCATAATCGTCCCGAGCATATCGGACTCAAATTCGATTTTTCCATCCGTGGTCTGGACATATTTACCGGTGAGGGTGTCACCGTTGCTCATGACAAGTATGTCTTGAGCTGCCAGAATCGATGTGCCCAAGAGGGCAACCGCGATAGATAGGCCGATGCGACGGCTTAGGGTTGGCAGTGAGGATATCATAGCTGTAGCGTGTTTGTTTGTTGTTCAGACGTCGCTAAGTTTTGCTTGAAACAACGTCTAGCAGCGCGTCTTGACCTCATAACGGCTACGCGTCAAGGCGGTAAAGGCATGATGCTTTGTCATGCTCTTTTGGATATGTGTTTTATGCCCAATTATTCAGAGTAATGCTACCACCGTGCCTTCAACAAAATCGGCGGAGACGCCCTCAAGGCGGACTTGTGCCATTTTGTTTTTGAGGTCACGGCTGTCTTTGGCGACAACGCGGATATAATTATCCGTATAGCCTGGCCATGTGTCCTCGCGCGGGTTCTCAAAGAGCACTGGCAGCGTTTGGCCTACATGAGCGCTATAGTAGTCGTGTCGCTTTTTCGCGCTGAGTCTTCTCAAGTGTGCTGATCTTCGATTACGCTCTTGGGTGGGGACTTGCTCGCTCTGAGGAATGGGCCCGGCTCGAGTGCCATCCCGTTCCGAAAAAGTAAAGACGTGGCAGTAGGCGAAAGGATTATTGAGAAATGTCTGACAGGTCTCCTCAAAATGTGCCTCTGTTTCAGTCGGGTAGCCAACGAGGATGTCTGTGCCGATGCAAAGATCTCTTACGCGCGACTCTGCCATGTTGATAAAATCTACATACTCCTGGAGCGAATAGCGCCGCCGCATGTGTGTGAGTACCGCATCACTTCCTGACTGTAGGGGAATGTGTAAATAAGGAAGGACTGCATGCGCCGGGTCGTTCATGCGATCAAAGAGTTTTTCGGGAATCGTGGTGGGCTCGATGGAGCTGATACGGATGCGATTGACACCCGGTATTGCGTCGAGGGCATCCATTAGATCGAGGAAGCTTTTGCCGGAGTTTTCGTAGGTGCCAATATTTACACCCGTAATGACGAGCTCACCCACGCCACGTTCGACGAGCGCTCTGGCTTCCTCCAATACATTAGCAAAGTCTCGGGCGCGGGCTCGGCCTCTGGCCTGAGGTATGATGCAAAATGAGCACACGAAATCACACCCGTCTTGGACCTTTAGGTTGGCGCGCTGCGTGAAGGGTAAATCGCCGACATAGTTTATCGTGAAGTCGGTCCTATCGATCCGGTCCCGCACGATGATGGGTGTCTCAGCCTTTTCCTCGGGTAGATAATCGAGCACGTTGAGTTTGTCCTGATTGCCGATGATGACATCCACTCCCTCGATCTGTGAAATAGCCTTGTAACCCATTTGGGAGTAGCATCCGACCACAACGGTGCGCGCTTTGGGGTTGCGCCGGATAAACTTACGAATCTCTGCCCGCGATTTACCGTCCGCTTGATTCGTCACCGTGCAAGTATTGATAACGCCCAAATCTGCGGGTTGATCAAAGGGGACGATGCGAAAGCCCGCCAGTTCGAGTTTGTCTCGGATCAGCTTCGTTTCGTATTGGTTCAGACGGCATCCGAGCGTGTGGAGCGCTGCCCGAGGTTGTTCGGCAAGACTATGCATGGGTCGGGCGTGCCATCCATTTGTCAGCCATGCGCACCACAGACTGATCTGCATTCATTTCTGAAACCTTTGCTATGGGCACCCAGCGCAGGTCCAGCGACTCCTCGCTTACAGAAAATGCGGTCGATCCGATTGCCTCAAAGGCAAAACGAATATCGAAGTGAAGGTGAGCTGGCATAGCGCCTTTTTCTGGAAAATTGTGGATGTCGATGTCATAGATCGCTGCGTCCAATGGCTGAATTTCTTGCAAGCCGCTCTCCTCGTAAGCTTCGCGCAGCGCCGCCTCCATCACGTCGGACTCTCCATCAACATGGCCGCCGAGCTGAAGCCATTTGTCGAGCTTGCGGTGATGTGTTAGAAGAATGTGCTGATGAGAGGGATCCAGTAACCAGCAACTCCCTGTAATGTGTCCGGGAAGGGTGGTGCGCTCAAAACAATCGGGTGTCGCCTTTACGAATTCGAGCGTGCGTTGACAGGATTCACGGTCTTCATCGCGAAAGGGCTCGTAGGCTTCTAG
Protein-coding regions in this window:
- a CDS encoding NUDIX hydrolase, whose protein sequence is MHRTHIIQLLEAYEPFRDEDRESCQRTLEFVKATPDCFERTTLPGHITGSCWLLDPSHQHILLTHHRKLDKWLQLGGHVDGESDVMEAALREAYEESGLQEIQPLDAAIYDIDIHNFPEKGAMPAHLHFDIRFAFEAIGSTAFSVSEESLDLRWVPIAKVSEMNADQSVVRMADKWMARPTHA
- the mtaB gene encoding tRNA (N(6)-L-threonylcarbamoyladenosine(37)-C(2))-methylthiotransferase MtaB, yielding MHSLAEQPRAALHTLGCRLNQYETKLIRDKLELAGFRIVPFDQPADLGVINTCTVTNQADGKSRAEIRKFIRRNPKARTVVVGCYSQMGYKAISQIEGVDVIIGNQDKLNVLDYLPEEKAETPIIVRDRIDRTDFTINYVGDLPFTQRANLKVQDGCDFVCSFCIIPQARGRARARDFANVLEEARALVERGVGELVITGVNIGTYENSGKSFLDLMDALDAIPGVNRIRISSIEPTTIPEKLFDRMNDPAHAVLPYLHIPLQSGSDAVLTHMRRRYSLQEYVDFINMAESRVRDLCIGTDILVGYPTETEAHFEETCQTFLNNPFAYCHVFTFSERDGTRAGPIPQSEQVPTQERNRRSAHLRRLSAKKRHDYYSAHVGQTLPVLFENPREDTWPGYTDNYIRVVAKDSRDLKNKMAQVRLEGVSADFVEGTVVALL
- a CDS encoding DUF481 domain-containing protein, translated to MISSLPTLSRRIGLSIAVALLGTSILAAQDILVMSNGDTLTGKYVQTTDGKIEFESDMLGTIMVPEDKATVKTAEAVAEETAAPQAEPATMQSAITGQAAPEKPKGWLRSLTRMPDNMAGSVTLGISSLEGTADAENYAFAFTLGQTLETQEWQIYSNYNYGESNDVKNTDNQRHGGWYKWYFAGDGRWFLHLQASWHQDRIQRLEA